ATCGGGTGATGCAGCGCATCACCGAGTTTCGCCTCGATAATGGCATGAAGTTCATCGTGCTGGAACGACACCAAGCACCAATAGTTTCTTTTCTAACATACGCCGATGTTGGCGGTGCCAACGAGCCAGATGGCAAAACAGGAGTTGCTCACTTTTTGGAGCATTTGGCTTTCAAAGGAACGACGCGCATAGGCACAAAAAACTACGCAGCGGAAAAGCCATTACTCGATCGACTAGATACCCTATCAGAACAAATTCAAGCAGCCAAAGCAACTGGTAAAGAAGCCGAAGTTACTAAGTTACAGGCCCAGTTCCAAAAGGTTGAAGCACAAGCAGCCGATCTAGTCAAGCAAAACGAGTTGGGTCAGATCGTTGAGCAAGCTGGAGGAGTCGGTCTGAATGCCAATACTTCCACCGATGCTACCCGCTACTTCTACAGTTTCCCTTCTAACAAGCTAGAACTGTGGATGTCGCTGGAGTCGGAACGGTTTCTAGAGCCAGTGTTCCGAGAGTTTTATAAAGAAAAAGATGTAATTTTAGAGGAGCGCAGGCTGCGTGTCGATAACTCGCCAGTCGGTAAGATGCTCGAAGCATTTATCGACACTGCTTACAAGGTGCATCCCTATCTGCGTCCGGTAATTGGCTACGACAAAGACATCAGAAATTTAACCACAAAAGATGTAAAGGAGTTTTTCGATACTCACTACGTTCCCAGTAAGTTGACGATCGCTGTTGTTGGGGATGTCAATCCAGCAGAAGTGAAAAGACTGGCCCAGATTTATTTTGGCCGCTATCAAGCAAAACCGAAGGCAAACGACACTGTAGCGATCGAACCAAAGCAAACCCAAACTAGGGAAGTCACCTTGCGACTGCCTTCCCAGCCTTGGTATTTGGAAGGATACCATCGCCCAGCAATGAATCATCCCGATAATGTAGTTTATGAAATGATCGGCAGCATTCTCAGCGATGGTAGAACGTCCCGCCTCTACAAATCGCTGGTGGAAAAGCAGCAACTGGCACTCACCGCACAAGGCTTTAACGGTTTTCCAGGAGATAAGTATCCTACGATGATGCTATTTTATGCGCTGACGGCTCCCGGTCATACGGTTGACGAGGTGGCGACTGCGTTGCGATCTCAAATCGATCGGCTCTTAACTGAGCCAGTTTCAGCAGAGGAATTGGATC
This DNA window, taken from Argonema galeatum A003/A1, encodes the following:
- a CDS encoding M16 family metallopeptidase; its protein translation is MISPAWLLKLTVQIKNNWWRRTLITLLCAVLLWCGLKPDAALARTQNSTPSTLPALRGEESKLKFSSSESIRPYLDRVMQRITEFRLDNGMKFIVLERHQAPIVSFLTYADVGGANEPDGKTGVAHFLEHLAFKGTTRIGTKNYAAEKPLLDRLDTLSEQIQAAKATGKEAEVTKLQAQFQKVEAQAADLVKQNELGQIVEQAGGVGLNANTSTDATRYFYSFPSNKLELWMSLESERFLEPVFREFYKEKDVILEERRLRVDNSPVGKMLEAFIDTAYKVHPYLRPVIGYDKDIRNLTTKDVKEFFDTHYVPSKLTIAVVGDVNPAEVKRLAQIYFGRYQAKPKANDTVAIEPKQTQTREVTLRLPSQPWYLEGYHRPAMNHPDNVVYEMIGSILSDGRTSRLYKSLVEKQQLALTAQGFNGFPGDKYPTMMLFYALTAPGHTVDEVATALRSQIDRLLTEPVSAEELDRVKTQARAGLLGSLDSNDGMASLLVEYEVKTGSWKNLFTELEAIAAVTPADIQRVAQATFQPSNRTIGRLLSKEQ